TGGTGTGGACTGAATTAAAATGCTGAATTAAGTAATCACTGTTTGGAGAGTCTTGCTatcttgaattatgttttgaagCTTCAAAGGAGGATTCCAAGTACCTTTAAGAGAGTTGATGACAAGTAAGTTATCGCCTTCGATGTGGATGTCTTTAACACCTAGACTGATTGCCTCTTGGATGCCTTTGTGCAGCGCTAGTGCTTCTGCCATGTAAACTTGCGATTTGCCAAAATTGTAAGACTTGGCTGCAATTGTTTTTCCATTACTGTCCCTGATAATGATTCCTCCTGCCGCTAAAGTGGATTTGCATGACCCGTCGAAGTGGATTTGCATGACCACTTCTAAATTGGCTGGTGAAGGAGGGGTGGTGAAAGGGGTACCTCTAAGTTGATGAGAATCGATAAGAAGCCTGAACTCCCATTCCTTGAAAGTATTGAAAGCTTTAAAATAGCAACGACAAGGAGAGACATTGGTGTTGGAAAAAATCAAAGCATTCCGTTCTTTCCAAATTGTCCAGCATAAGAAAATGAATTTCTGTAGAACTACCTGGTTGCGTCTAAGGTAAtctaaagttttgaaaaaatctgtcataagaaATGAAAAGTCTAGCCagttcttttttttaatctatGTGACCAAACATTTCTTGAGTGCTCACAAGTGAGAAAGATGTGGTCAATAGACTCACTGGCAAGATTAAATCTTGGACAGCAACTGGACGGTATTACTTTCCTATGGAAGAGGATTTCTTTTACTGGTAGACTTTTGTGACAAATTATAACAGGTAAAAATATAAAGGGATTTGTTTAAAATTGATGGGGTACATGTAAAAGGTTGACTTACTGATATATAATCAAAAGGTTAATTTATTTTGTACGACCGACCTAAAAGTTGACTTATTTGCATCAATTTTTCCCTATAGAGAACCTCTAATAAAATTAATAGTAGTTGTTTCTACTTTCATCGTTTCATGTAAttgtttttttgttctttatcaTTCCGCAAAGAAGTGGTTTCCTTTTAATTCCTTTCTAAATTTACGTTGTTTCCTTTTTAAGATCCCCTTAATACTTATTTATAGAGTACTTCAAATTACCAATCATGAGTTGTCCAAACTTTCCTTAAATAAACAAACGGAAGAGGTTTTATTGAATATCTCCACTTCAAAATTCTATAAATACTATGTTCCATTGTGTCCTCAAATATTAGTCACATTAATTTCTTCTCACTATCTCTCatataaaacataaatataatagAGTTCATTTGTTCATCATCTATATTTGTTCATCATCTTCATTTGTTCATCATAAATAGAAAAGTTTCGATGGAGTTGCGCATCTTACCGATTGTCACTTTTCTACATGTAAACTACTCTATCTTTGTGTCTTCAAATTACTTCATTCAGTCCCTCTATTTCCTTAGTTCAATTGGATTACTTCGTATGGAATTATTATAATGGGTAGGATCCCGTCCCAAAACACAATGAGGTTGGGAGGATCCGACCTTAAACTTAGAAACAccctttatattattattttatataaatGCCATCAATATGGTAAAACTAAAAAAGTATTGAAACAATTATTCGTTAATACGCCTGATAAACGCATTGAGACAATGTCTTATTATAGTATATACATTTTACAAGCTATTGTTTGGAACTTTTGTGCAGCTAGCAATACTTACAAGCCATGTAACATTATCCCAATCAGAAGGTGAAATGTCCAATAGTAATTCAGCATATTCTTCAGAGTCTCACTCATCATCCAGCTCAAGCTCGAGTTTCTCCAGCAGCTTTCATAAGCAAGAAGAATATTGGAAGGAACATTTAggagaaaatacaaaaatgccaAAGGCTATCAAAGATTCCTTGAATGGTATCGGCCCCACCAACATTTGCTTCTTttctaaattattattattatatgaaATTGGTTCACAAAATCTTGAGTGTGACGCATAATTGATTGCTAATAAATTAAGCGATAAAATCAACTCTTACAAGtaatttagttaataataatattaatgttaATAATGTAATTATTTCTTTTTATAGAAAATAGCAATCAAGAAGGTAATGCACAATTGGACGGAAACTCAATGATTAAATTTAAAAGTTACGTTGGAGCCAGAGATTCCGGAAACTCCGATTTTAATACAAATAAAGAAGTAGGAATTGGTGATGCAAATGATGGACATTTTAGTTCTTCATCATCAAGTCAAGCGTCGAGTAAGTGGTCGGGTGAACATTCTAGCCAATTCTCAAGGTCTCATCAAGCTTATAATCAAGCATCAACTCAGGATTCTGGAAAATATTCAAGTCATGTGTCTGGCCATCACTCAAGTCAAGCATCAGAGTCATCACAATACTCAAGTAAAGGGTCTAATCATTCTTCTAATATGTCAACTCAAGAATCAAGCCCAACTACGAGTCCAACAGAAGGAACAAATCAAGTTGATGATCAATCCTCTACAACATCTTCAGGTCCAACACCAAGTATATCTCCAGAAAAAGGATCAACCAAAGCCTCAAGTCAAACATCAGAATCAAACCAATCATCTTATGAAGATTTCAATAAATCTTCTACAACACCTCCAACCCACGAATCTAATGAATCGTCGGGAACATTAGTTAATCAAGACACAAATCAAGCCTCAATGTCAAACCAAACATCAAGTTCATCTCAAGCCTCTggtaaagaaaagaagaaaccTTCAAACATATATCCGGAAAATGAATACAACAAATCCATCGAAAAAACATCCAAAGATACATCAACCGAAAACTCCACTCAAGCATCAAGTGAAGCATCAAACAAATCTTTTGAAAATGCATCTGAACAAGGGTCTAACCAagaattaaacatgaattctGATCACAAATCAGAACAATATCCCGAGTCAACTAAAGTATCAAGTAAAAATTCAAATGAAGGATCCGACCAAGAATCAAGGAAACACTCAAGTCACGGATTTGAACAAGCCTCGAGCAACAACTCTAGCCAAAACTCTGGAAAGGCCTTAGACCATGGCTTTAATGAAAGATCTAACCAAACATATGGTAGTCAATCTAGTCAAGAATCCAAAAAAGATTCAAACAAACATTCTAGCGAAGCATTCAATGAATCCTCAAACCAACACTCTAGTAAGGGACATGAGCAAGCGTCAAGCAACCAGTCTATCCATGCCTCTGGAGAAGACTCAAACCAACATTCTACTGAAGAGTCAAATAAAGTATCTAGTCAAGGATCTAAAAAAGTCTCAAGCAACCACTCTAGCCAAGCATCCGGTGAAGCTTTAAGCAAACATTCTGATCAAGGATCTGAACAAACCTCACATAATCAGTCAAGAAAACACTCTAATGAAGGAACCAATCAAACGTCTAACCAACACTCTAGTCAAATATCAGAACAAGTATCAAGACAACACTTTAATCAAGCACCAAATGAAGCATCAAGCCAACGCTCTAGTGAAGCACTTGATGAATCCTCAAAACAACACTCTACCCAAAATTCTCAACAAGTCTCAAGCCAATATACTAAAGAAGAAGCTAAGAAAACCTCAAGTCAATACAGTGGCCAAGCATCCCAACAAGGTTCAAACCAACTATCAGATGATGCACTTAATAATGTCACAAGACAAAACTCTAAGAAAAATTATGGAAATAATTCAAGCCAACTATCTAGGATAACATCCAGTCAATCAAAGCAACACTCTAACAAAGAGTTCGAGGAATCATCCAACAAAGCCTCAAGTCAACACTTAAATCAAGGATCTGAACAAGCCTTAAACCATCATTATAATCAATCATCTACTGAAGACTCAAGTCGACACTCTAGTGAAGCATTAAGTCATGATGCAACTCAAAACTCCAACCAAGCATTCGATAATGCATCAAAACGATATTCTAGCCAATATTCTGGGCAATCAACTAGCAACGCCTCAAGTCAACACTCTAAAGAAGGATTCAATCACGCTTCAATCCAACATTCTAGTCAAGCATCTGAACGATCCTCGGACCACCAGTATAGCCAAGCACCTAGTGAAACCTCCACTCAAAATTTAGGTGAATCAAATGGTGATTTCTCAAACCAAAGTTCGAGTCAAGCTTCTCAACTATCTCCAAGACAACAAGCTAGTAAAACATCTAATTTGGATTCAAGTGAAAACTCTAGAAAATCATCCCAACAAGGCTCAAGCCAAGATTTAAATCAAGTATCAAAGAAAGGCACTGGCCAAAACTCTAGACAAGAATCTAGTGCATCCGGAAGCCAACATTCAAGCCAAGCCTcgaaaaaaacatcaaaacaacaCTTTAGCGAGAGTTCCGGGAAATCATCTGGTGAATTCTCAAGTCAAGGCTCTAACAAAGGATATGATCAAATATCTAGCAAACATTATGGTCACGGATCGAAACAAGACTCTTACCACCACTCTAGCCAACACTCAAGTGAAGCATCCGGTGAATACTCAAACAAACACTCTAGCCAAGTTTCCCAACAAGTCTTAAGCCAACAAGGTATTTATAATCATGCCTCAAGAAAACATTTCAACCATGACTCTAGACAATCCTCTAGTCAATCTTCAGGACAATCCTCAAGTTCTAGTAGTAAGGGCCTTTATGGTCCCCCTAGATCATCAGTCGTAGACATGACAAAAAACTATGGTGCACCTATTGGATCACCAACAAGCGTGGAAGAATCCGCCTCTGATAAAGGTACCCAATCCATGGAAGAAGACATTTCTTCCATTGAGGATTCTATTGCTTCTCTATTCTTTTTAGAGGAAGACTTAAGCCTAGGGAAGAAAATGAGCCTCCACTTCATAAAGTCAACTAATCCAACCACCTTTCTTACTCGGGATATGGTTGAGAAGTTGCACTTCTCCCTCGCCAATTTACCTGAAATTTTAAAACACTTTAACTTAAAACAAAATTCACTGGAGGCCACAATGATGGATGAAACCCTACATTATTGCGAGGACGACAAGGGTGGTGACAAGTGTTGCTACTCTTTGGAGTCAATGGTCGATTTTGCCACCTCTATTATAGGGAAACAAGTTAAGGCAATCTCGGCAAACATCGATAAAGATATCATGATggagtacaaagtacaaggaatCAAGAAGCTTCCATGTGGCGCTCAAGCAATAATTTGTCATAAGATCCCTTTCCCTTGTGCAGTGTTCTATTGCAAAAAGACGGAGAAAATGGATGTGTACATAACAACGTTGGCAGGTTCCGACGGATCCATGTTAAACGCACCCGCGGTTTGTCACAGAAAATCCAACTCAGAAGATCATACTCATTCCCTATCCCTCCAATCCGAGTCTAAGACTTGCGCTATTTGTCATTTTCTACTTGATGATGATGTATTATGGATTGCTAAGTAATTCGACATTTGAGTAGAAAAATGTATAGGATTGGCTTCTTTGATTTCCTAAGCTAAGCTTAGCAACTAGGAATGAAGTTCGCTACTTGCCAGTCTGTCGGGATGCATGTTTGTAAATCTAAGGCGTAGTGTAACTTATTAATCAAGATTCAGGATGAGTATAAAAGTACATATTTGGTCATTTTTGCCTTAAAAATGTTGATCAAGAAGTATAATTCCATTGTTTTTTAAGCACGGATGAGTGAAAATCTAAGGTGTAGTGTATCAAAATTTCTTGCCAATAATTTGTGCCAATTTAATTTTACTAGATTAACGAACTAACTAGTGTATTAGTGATTCGTACAATAAAAAAATTACTCTTGTTGCTTTTTTAATATCAACATAACTTCCACTTTGATAACTTaatttatatacggagtatttcaCTAAAATATTGATCATTAGTATAAAATGGAGTGACAAATACTCCTAACTCCTTCCGTCTTTTTATATTCTTCGTTTTGGGAatgtcgttttattttttactttttgaATGTTTCATTTTAATATTCAACAAGAACTGTTCCCATTTAATAAAATACGCAGACATTGAATTCAACTCACCGCGCGTACCATTTCCTATTCCTTCTCTCCAAACACATTATCTAATTAATGAGGAAACCATAATTTGGAAAATTTGTTAAATACAACCCAATAAAGTTAACTTTGTGTCAATTGTAACCTCAAGATTCACATTTGTAAATTACCGCCTTAAACTTACATCTCCACTTTAAATTACATCCCGTGTCATTTTCCGGCGAAATCAATCGGAATATGATGTTGTTAATCTTATTAAATCAATTACTACTACATAATTTcctaaacaaataaaaaacaaacaataagaaattaaaatagaataatttgtaaattaatatttgttttaaaaaaaaattatttcatttATGTTCATAGTTTTGTtggattctttttttttattaatcattATATCAAATGACTATCATATTCTGATAGTTTTTGTCAAAAAGTGACTTAGGGTTGTAATTAGTGATGAATATAAAATTTATGGTTGTAATTTACATATCTGAAAGTTTGAGATTGTAATTAGCAAAGAGACAACTTTATGAATTGTATTTGACATATTTTCCTACTTTTATTGTTTAATTGAAAAAGTAAAGGAACAAAAGCTCttttttattatgcttaaaattCTTATGCATAATACTAAACTTAAATAAAAAGGGGCGGAAAGAGTATAAAATATGCTTAGTGATATGGAAAGTAgtatttccaaaaaaagaaaaaatcaacaaaCGTGACACGTTTGGATTGATAATAAAGTTAATAAATGCTTTAAAACATGTAGTTTTCCTCCTCTAAATTACATCTCTTTATACAAATGctaaaaaaacaattatttaGAAACTGAGGGAAGAATGTATTATGCTTTTTGTATGAGAAAGTTCCCCTGTTCCTTTTATAGTTACTTCTTTCTAGGAGTAGATTAGAAGACAGTCCCTCCTTGTCGAAGAGAAATTAAGACTGTTTTATTTTCAAAGACAAAGAAATCGAGTAATTTCTTACATGATGCGAACACATTTAGTCATGTACAGAATAATTCTTCTCATTTCATTTTCTGTGGTAAAATTACAGTGAAGAGGCCATTGTTAGTTCTCCGATGCAGTAAAACAACACATCGTCAGCAATTAATCAATGATTAAAAAGGCCGATAAGGGAAGATTACCATGAACAGAAAAGA
This sequence is a window from Spinacia oleracea cultivar Varoflay chromosome 1, BTI_SOV_V1, whole genome shotgun sequence. Protein-coding genes within it:
- the LOC130465656 gene encoding uncharacterized protein codes for the protein MTDFFKTLDYLRRNQVVLQKFIFLCWTIWKERNALIFSNTNVSPCRCYFKAFNTFKEWEFRLLIDSHQLRGTPFTTPPSPANLEVVMQIHFDGSCKSTLAAGGIIIRDSNGKTIAAKSYNFGKSQVYMAEALALHKGIQEAISLGVKDIHIEGDNLLVINSLKGTWNPPLKLQNIIQDSKTLQTVIT
- the LOC110805991 gene encoding uncharacterized protein translates to MELRILPIVTFLHLAILTSHVTLSQSEGEMSNSNSAYSSESHSSSSSSSSFSSSFHKQEEYWKEHLGENTKMPKAIKDSLNENSNQEGNAQLDGNSMIKFKSYVGARDSGNSDFNTNKEVGIGDANDGHFSSSSSSQASSKWSGEHSSQFSRSHQAYNQASTQDSGKYSSHVSGHHSSQASESSQYSSKGSNHSSNMSTQESSPTTSPTEGTNQVDDQSSTTSSGPTPSISPEKGSTKASSQTSESNQSSYEDFNKSSTTPPTHESNESSGTLVNQDTNQASMSNQTSSSSQASGKEKKKPSNIYPENEYNKSIEKTSKDTSTENSTQASSEASNKSFENASEQGSNQELNMNSDHKSEQYPESTKVSSKNSNEGSDQESRKHSSHGFEQASSNNSSQNSGKALDHGFNERSNQTYGSQSSQESKKDSNKHSSEAFNESSNQHSSKGHEQASSNQSIHASGEDSNQHSTEESNKVSSQGSKKVSSNHSSQASGEALSKHSDQGSEQTSHNQSRKHSNEGTNQTSNQHSSQISEQVSRQHFNQAPNEASSQRSSEALDESSKQHSTQNSQQVSSQYTKEEAKKTSSQYSGQASQQGSNQLSDDALNNVTRQNSKKNYGNNSSQLSRITSSQSKQHSNKEFEESSNKASSQHLNQGSEQALNHHYNQSSTEDSSRHSSEALSHDATQNSNQAFDNASKRYSSQYSGQSTSNASSQHSKEGFNHASIQHSSQASERSSDHQYSQAPSETSTQNLGESNGDFSNQSSSQASQLSPRQQASKTSNLDSSENSRKSSQQGSSQDLNQVSKKGTGQNSRQESSASGSQHSSQASKKTSKQHFSESSGKSSGEFSSQGSNKGYDQISSKHYGHGSKQDSYHHSSQHSSEASGEYSNKHSSQVSQQVLSQQGIYNHASRKHFNHDSRQSSSQSSGQSSSSSSKGLYGPPRSSVVDMTKNYGAPIGSPTSVEESASDKGTQSMEEDISSIEDSIASLFFLEEDLSLGKKMSLHFIKSTNPTTFLTRDMVEKLHFSLANLPEILKHFNLKQNSLEATMMDETLHYCEDDKGGDKCCYSLESMVDFATSIIGKQVKAISANIDKDIMMEYKVQGIKKLPCGAQAIICHKIPFPCAVFYCKKTEKMDVYITTLAGSDGSMLNAPAVCHRKSNSEDHTHSLSLQSESKTCAICHFLLDDDVLWIAK